A genomic window from Bacillota bacterium includes:
- a CDS encoding ABC transporter permease, with protein MELVWEGLVQAAQMLFTLDPEVLAISWLTLKVSGMATLISVLIGIPIGAALALTEFPGRKFLVSLVNFGMGLPPVVVGLWVSILLWRSGPLGFLGMMYTPGAMIIAQAVIASPIVTSFSLAAIQQLNPKLRLQILALGATPGQLLWYLMREARLGLLAAVMAGFGGVVSEVGASMMVGGNIKGETRVLTTATVMEVSKGNFDVAIALSIVLLLLTYGVTAVLTTIQQQRRIS; from the coding sequence TTGGAGCTGGTTTGGGAGGGCCTGGTTCAAGCCGCCCAGATGTTATTCACCCTTGATCCGGAAGTACTGGCGATTTCCTGGCTGACGCTCAAGGTTTCCGGGATGGCGACATTGATCAGTGTCTTGATCGGGATTCCGATCGGGGCAGCCTTAGCCCTGACTGAATTTCCCGGGCGGAAGTTTTTAGTCAGCTTGGTCAACTTCGGGATGGGCTTACCGCCGGTTGTGGTTGGCCTGTGGGTAAGTATCTTGCTGTGGCGCTCCGGGCCACTTGGGTTTTTGGGAATGATGTACACGCCGGGGGCAATGATTATTGCTCAAGCGGTGATTGCTTCTCCCATCGTCACTAGTTTCTCGCTCGCGGCGATTCAGCAACTTAATCCCAAACTGCGCCTGCAAATCCTGGCACTGGGGGCAACCCCAGGGCAACTCCTCTGGTATTTGATGCGGGAAGCTAGACTGGGTTTACTGGCGGCCGTGATGGCCGGTTTCGGTGGGGTAGTGTCCGAAGTTGGGGCTTCCATGATGGTTGGGGGTAACATCAAGGGAGAGACCCGAGTGCTGACCACAGCAACCGTGATGGAGGTTTCCAAAGGGAACTTTGACGTGGCGATTGCCTTAAGTATAGTGTTGCTGCTTCTAACGTATGGCGTTACCGCTGTGCTCACCACGATTCAACAGCAGAGGAGAATATCATGA
- a CDS encoding ATP-binding cassette domain-containing protein, giving the protein MSSVVLQVTDLQLVKGRQTILDIPFLSVTEGEVLVIMGPNGAGKTTLLQVLAALQPPTTGTITFRGYNVTRLNPVKLRRRMAVVFQEPLLLDTTVYENVAVGLKIRGVPRAERHARVEKWLDRLGISGLAQRSVRYLSGGEAQRVSLARAFVLEPEVLFMDEPFSALDRESRLSLLEEIGSLLKSTRLTTVFVTHRQSEALMLADSLCFMEAGRIVRRETVGQFQKRLGPVADWV; this is encoded by the coding sequence ATGAGTAGTGTTGTTTTGCAGGTAACGGATCTTCAGCTGGTTAAAGGAAGGCAAACGATCTTGGATATTCCTTTCCTTTCAGTTACGGAAGGGGAGGTCCTGGTGATTATGGGGCCTAATGGGGCAGGGAAGACCACATTGCTTCAAGTTTTGGCGGCCCTACAACCGCCGACCACCGGGACCATTACTTTCCGGGGGTATAATGTGACCAGACTTAATCCGGTGAAACTGCGGCGGCGCATGGCGGTGGTCTTCCAGGAACCGTTGCTTTTAGATACCACCGTTTATGAGAATGTCGCTGTGGGTCTAAAAATTCGCGGTGTACCTCGGGCGGAAAGACATGCCCGAGTGGAGAAGTGGCTGGACCGGCTGGGAATCAGTGGGCTGGCGCAGCGGTCGGTGCGGTATTTGTCAGGGGGCGAGGCGCAGCGGGTGAGTTTAGCCCGGGCTTTTGTGCTGGAGCCAGAAGTACTCTTTATGGATGAGCCGTTTTCGGCGCTTGACCGGGAATCCCGGCTCAGTTTGCTTGAGGAGATTGGCAGTTTGCTCAAGTCAACGCGGCTGACCACGGTTTTCGTCACCCACCGTCAATCTGAAGCCCTGATGTTAGCTGACAGCCTTTGCTTTATGGAAGCTGGTCGCATTGTCAGACGGGAAACAGTCGGCCAATTTCAGAAGCGGCTCGGACCAGTTGCCGATTGGGTTTGA
- the pgeF gene encoding peptidoglycan editing factor PgeF, with translation MDHWTLHETEGIKYFCLPSFEQTGLVKHAFTTRWGGHSREEFADFNQALHVGDNPEVVVANRKRMALALGISLEDLVVGEQVHGDRVGVVTRADRGKGARAEVTAIPATDALITNEPGVALATHHADCVAIFLLDPVRRAIGLAHAGWKGTALEVGRKALLRMGDQFGTRPEDCLVGISPSIGPCCYEVDTRVRDQLPAYFLTWPGVLVDKGEGHYQFDLWEANRRSLLTLGVPYTNISVSRLCTCCHPEMFFSYRFTGGRTGRMSAVLMLRD, from the coding sequence ATGGACCATTGGACCCTTCATGAGACGGAAGGGATTAAATATTTTTGCCTCCCCAGCTTCGAACAGACCGGTCTGGTGAAGCATGCCTTTACCACCCGGTGGGGAGGCCACAGTAGGGAAGAGTTTGCTGATTTCAACCAGGCCTTGCATGTCGGTGATAACCCCGAGGTGGTAGTGGCCAATCGGAAACGGATGGCCCTGGCCCTGGGGATTAGTCTGGAGGATCTTGTCGTGGGAGAGCAGGTCCACGGTGACCGGGTCGGGGTGGTCACCCGGGCTGACCGTGGTAAAGGGGCCCGCGCGGAGGTCACGGCGATCCCCGCAACCGACGCCTTGATTACCAACGAACCCGGGGTGGCCCTGGCCACACACCATGCCGATTGTGTTGCGATATTTTTACTGGACCCGGTTCGGCGGGCGATTGGGCTGGCTCACGCCGGCTGGAAAGGGACAGCCCTGGAGGTTGGCCGCAAAGCTCTGCTGCGCATGGGAGATCAGTTCGGTACCCGGCCGGAAGATTGTTTGGTGGGAATTTCTCCCTCGATTGGTCCCTGCTGCTATGAGGTTGACACGCGAGTGCGCGACCAGTTGCCAGCTTATTTCTTGACCTGGCCGGGAGTTTTGGTTGATAAAGGTGAGGGGCACTACCAGTTTGACCTCTGGGAGGCCAACCGGCGGTCATTACTCACGCTGGGTGTACCTTATACCAACATTTCGGTTAGCCGCCTGTGCACGTGTTGTCATCCTGAAATGTTTTTTTCTTATCGTTTCACGGGTGGACGAACAGGCCGCATGAGTGCTGTACTCATGCTCAGAGATTAG
- a CDS encoding response regulator transcription factor, with protein MPKILVVDDEIHILELVRFNLEKEGYQVVVATDGLAAVQQVLSERPDLLVLDIMLPKMDGLEVCRTLRSNPQFGDLPIIMLTAKGEERDTVMGLEMGADDYIKKPFSPRELVARVKARLRTKTARGDRPSLASGILSVQDVVVDTERFEVLVDGQRREFTPKEFELLRLLMANPGRVFTRDVLLENIWGYEFLGDTRTVDVHIRHLRQKLGDDPAFPRYIETIRGIGYRFKEQANV; from the coding sequence GTGCCGAAAATTCTGGTTGTAGATGATGAGATTCATATCCTTGAACTGGTCAGATTTAATCTGGAGAAAGAGGGTTATCAGGTCGTCGTGGCTACAGACGGGCTGGCGGCGGTGCAGCAAGTATTGTCGGAACGCCCGGATTTATTGGTCTTGGATATCATGTTGCCCAAAATGGATGGTCTTGAGGTTTGTCGAACCCTCCGCAGCAATCCCCAATTCGGCGATTTACCGATTATTATGTTAACGGCCAAGGGTGAAGAGCGTGATACGGTAATGGGGTTAGAAATGGGCGCCGATGATTACATTAAGAAGCCATTTAGCCCGCGTGAATTGGTGGCTAGGGTTAAGGCGAGGCTGAGAACGAAGACCGCGCGAGGAGACCGACCGAGCCTGGCCAGTGGCATCCTATCGGTTCAGGATGTGGTTGTGGATACCGAACGCTTTGAAGTTCTTGTTGACGGACAGCGCCGGGAATTTACCCCGAAGGAATTTGAACTCTTACGGCTATTGATGGCTAATCCAGGTCGAGTATTTACACGCGATGTGCTGCTAGAAAACATCTGGGGATATGAGTTCTTAGGTGACACCCGGACGGTTGATGTGCATATTCGGCATCTACGCCAGAAGCTGGGTGATGATCCCGCTTTTCCCCGGTACATTGAAACTATTCGTGGCATTGGGTATAGATTTAAGGAGCAGGCCAATGTTTAA
- the phoR gene encoding phosphate regulon sensor histidine kinase PhoR, whose amino-acid sequence MFKKIYWKIALNSVLVFLLPLSVASYFIDRHLYGMLLNQLGLPTVLVQESMRDIRLFVAAVMITTLLVSFVLAYHLARRMTRPIQDMCAVAQSLAQGDLDQRVWFNRDDELGELGNTINLMADRLKEMLRDFSQEKNKMQTILTSMVDAMIAFDQVGRVILINKAGEEVFRVREEDALGRYVLEVIRNHELEASIKEVLEEGNIVSKELKLIPTSSRIYRVHIGAIKSEVNRIQGAVAVFRDITDVRNFDQMRSEFVANVSHELRTPLTSIKGFVETLMDGAAEDRALRQRFLAIIESETKRLNRLIDDLLTLSSIESKQREVQFRPLDLARPVKKVVAMLNPRAVEKQITIECQIPVDLTQVWGDEDLLGQVVINLIDNAIKYTAPGGKIILKAAANQDEVIVQVVDNGIGIPANSLNRLFERFYRVDKARSRELGGTGLGLAIVKHIVESHGGRVWVESEMGQGSTFSFTLRAVEGSMANGVH is encoded by the coding sequence ATGTTTAAAAAGATTTACTGGAAAATCGCTTTGAATAGTGTTCTGGTTTTTTTACTGCCGCTCAGCGTGGCTTCCTACTTTATTGACCGTCATTTATACGGGATGCTTCTGAACCAGTTGGGCCTGCCGACGGTCCTGGTTCAGGAATCGATGCGGGATATCCGTTTGTTTGTGGCAGCAGTAATGATTACAACTTTACTGGTGTCGTTTGTCCTGGCTTACCATTTAGCCCGCCGGATGACCAGACCGATTCAAGACATGTGTGCTGTCGCCCAGAGCCTGGCCCAGGGCGATCTTGATCAACGCGTCTGGTTTAACCGGGATGATGAATTAGGAGAACTCGGTAACACGATCAATCTTATGGCTGACCGCCTCAAGGAGATGCTCAGGGACTTTTCCCAGGAAAAGAATAAGATGCAGACTATACTGACCAGCATGGTTGACGCGATGATTGCTTTTGACCAGGTTGGACGGGTGATTCTAATTAATAAGGCTGGAGAAGAGGTCTTTAGGGTGCGGGAAGAAGACGCCCTGGGCCGTTATGTTTTAGAGGTCATCCGTAACCATGAGCTGGAAGCCAGCATTAAAGAGGTTCTTGAAGAGGGTAACATTGTGAGTAAGGAACTGAAGCTGATTCCAACCTCCAGCCGAATATATCGGGTGCATATTGGCGCGATCAAATCTGAGGTGAACCGGATCCAGGGGGCGGTGGCGGTCTTCCGAGACATCACAGATGTGCGCAATTTTGATCAGATGCGTTCCGAATTCGTCGCCAACGTTTCTCACGAACTAAGAACGCCCCTAACTTCGATCAAGGGGTTTGTGGAAACCCTTATGGATGGGGCGGCGGAAGACCGGGCCTTGCGGCAGCGGTTTTTGGCCATTATTGAAAGTGAAACTAAACGGCTGAACCGGCTGATTGATGACCTGCTCACTTTGTCCAGCATCGAATCAAAACAGAGGGAAGTGCAGTTTCGTCCGCTTGACCTAGCTCGACCGGTGAAAAAGGTGGTGGCTATGCTTAATCCGCGGGCGGTGGAGAAACAGATCACCATTGAGTGCCAGATTCCCGTTGATCTGACGCAAGTCTGGGGAGATGAGGACCTGCTTGGGCAGGTGGTGATCAACCTGATCGATAACGCGATTAAGTACACTGCGCCCGGCGGAAAGATTATCCTTAAGGCAGCTGCAAACCAGGACGAGGTGATTGTCCAGGTGGTTGATAACGGAATTGGTATTCCTGCTAATAGCCTAAACCGACTATTTGAACGCTTCTACCGGGTGGACAAGGCCCGGTCGAGGGAACTGGGCGGGACTGGCCTGGGGCTGGCGATTGTTAAACACATTGTCGAGTCCCATGGCGGGAGAGTTTGGGTCGAAAGTGAGATGGGACAGGGTAGCACCTTTAGCTTTACGCTTAGAGCAGTGGAGGGATCAATGGCCAATGGCGTACATTAG
- a CDS encoding YggS family pyridoxal phosphate-dependent enzyme, protein MDIAHNLEIVRRNINQAALKSGRQPSEIKLVAVTKQVEVTRIEEAIRLGITALGENQVQELVDKYRKITAPVEWHLIGTLQTNKVKYILDKVRLIHSLDRWALAEEISRRAIRLGKEISVLIQVNVAGEATKHGLEVAVTEEFIQEVANLPGLKVLGLMTMAPQVNDPEEVRPVFRELRQLAARIAGRQLKGVAMDWLSMGMTNDYLVAIEEGANLVRIGTGIFGERNQKGETKRE, encoded by the coding sequence GTGGATATTGCGCATAATCTAGAGATTGTTCGCCGCAACATCAACCAGGCCGCGTTAAAGAGTGGTCGCCAACCCTCAGAGATCAAGTTGGTCGCTGTGACCAAGCAGGTAGAGGTAACCAGGATTGAAGAGGCCATTCGGCTTGGGATCACTGCTTTAGGTGAGAATCAGGTGCAAGAACTGGTCGATAAATACAGAAAGATCACTGCCCCGGTTGAGTGGCACTTGATTGGTACTCTGCAAACAAATAAGGTTAAATATATACTTGATAAAGTAAGGCTGATTCATTCCCTCGATCGCTGGGCTCTAGCCGAGGAAATTTCCCGTCGAGCAATTCGTTTGGGGAAAGAAATCTCGGTGTTGATCCAGGTGAATGTCGCGGGTGAAGCCACTAAGCATGGACTGGAGGTAGCGGTAACTGAGGAGTTCATCCAGGAAGTGGCTAACCTGCCCGGCCTGAAGGTGCTGGGGTTAATGACCATGGCCCCCCAGGTTAACGACCCGGAGGAGGTTCGTCCGGTGTTCCGCGAACTTCGCCAACTGGCAGCCAGAATCGCGGGGCGGCAGTTAAAAGGGGTGGCGATGGACTGGCTGTCGATGGGAATGACGAACGATTATCTGGTTGCCATTGAAGAAGGTGCTAATCTGGTTCGCATTGGGACCGGTATTTTTGGTGAACGGAATCAGAAGGGAGAGACAAAGCGTGAGTAA
- a CDS encoding cell division protein SepF, whose amino-acid sequence MSKRFIDRVLGFLGYEEDEFEAEQLRVNEEQVNPTLPTKKGGAVFSLHAPKSVKVVIVEPGTFEEAQGIAEHLKNRRQVIINLEHAEKELAKRVIDFVSGATYALDGTVQKIANGVFLFAPANVDVSSDLRDDIKERNILWASIMRGDKK is encoded by the coding sequence GTGAGTAAGCGGTTTATTGATCGGGTTCTGGGCTTTTTAGGCTACGAGGAGGACGAATTCGAAGCGGAACAGTTACGGGTGAATGAGGAGCAAGTAAATCCGACGCTACCAACCAAAAAGGGTGGGGCTGTTTTCAGTCTGCATGCCCCGAAGTCAGTCAAAGTGGTAATTGTTGAACCAGGGACGTTTGAGGAGGCGCAAGGAATAGCGGAACATCTAAAGAACCGTCGTCAGGTTATTATCAATCTGGAGCACGCAGAAAAAGAATTAGCTAAACGGGTAATTGATTTTGTCAGTGGGGCGACTTACGCCTTGGACGGGACGGTGCAAAAGATTGCCAATGGCGTCTTTTTGTTTGCGCCAGCCAATGTGGATGTTTCCAGTGACTTGCGCGATGACATCAAGGAAAGAAACATTCTTTGGGCCAGTATCATGCGGGGGGATAAGAAATGA
- the proC gene encoding pyrroline-5-carboxylate reductase, producing MTQLSVRIGCLGGGAMGEAILQGLLRSQIVSAERLWVSDIRPERLTALREKYGIKVCERNQELIKAVDVLILAIKPQSLAEVLQDIGQQVSSQQLVISIAAGIGLDFLQRFFPANTPLIRVMPNTPALIGEGVSALALGQFAGPEHEAVGRQIFGALGQVVVVAEQMMDGVTGLSGSGPAYVFLFLEALTDAGVRVGLSRDLALTMATQTVIGAARLVQVTGQHPAVLKDMVTSPGGTTIAGLHVLEEGKMRGTLISAVVAATERSKELSKK from the coding sequence ATGACCCAACTGTCAGTACGGATTGGGTGCCTGGGCGGAGGGGCCATGGGTGAGGCCATTCTGCAGGGATTGTTGCGTAGTCAAATTGTCTCTGCCGAACGGTTATGGGTGAGTGACATCCGGCCGGAACGGCTGACCGCTTTGCGCGAAAAATACGGGATTAAAGTGTGCGAGCGCAATCAAGAGCTGATTAAGGCTGTTGATGTACTAATTCTGGCCATTAAACCCCAGAGCCTGGCTGAGGTTCTCCAGGATATCGGTCAGCAAGTTTCGTCTCAACAGTTGGTGATTTCAATTGCGGCGGGTATCGGCCTGGATTTCCTGCAGCGCTTTTTTCCAGCTAATACCCCGCTGATTCGCGTGATGCCGAACACCCCAGCTTTGATCGGAGAAGGGGTGTCAGCACTGGCTTTGGGTCAGTTCGCTGGTCCAGAGCATGAAGCCGTGGGCCGGCAAATCTTTGGGGCTCTCGGTCAGGTGGTAGTCGTGGCTGAACAGATGATGGATGGGGTAACGGGCTTAAGCGGCAGTGGTCCAGCTTACGTTTTCCTCTTTCTAGAAGCCCTCACGGACGCTGGCGTACGTGTCGGCTTATCACGTGACCTTGCCTTAACCATGGCTACCCAGACAGTAATTGGCGCTGCCCGACTGGTCCAGGTTACTGGTCAACACCCGGCCGTGCTGAAAGACATGGTGACCTCTCCTGGTGGCACGACAATCGCTGGCTTGCACGTCCTGGAAGAAGGTAAAATGAGAGGGACGCTGATCAGTGCGGTAGTGGCGGCGACGGAGCGCTCTAAAGAATTGAGTAAGAAATAG
- a CDS encoding YggT family protein → MSTLAVYVNVAFEILIWLIIGRCFLSLVPHNPRQPIIRFIYDVTEPVLAPFRRFIPTMGPGIDFSPLMAILVLGLLQTVLVKMLLRF, encoded by the coding sequence GTGAGTACCCTTGCCGTATATGTTAATGTTGCTTTTGAAATTCTGATCTGGTTGATCATTGGGCGCTGCTTTCTTTCACTCGTTCCCCATAACCCGAGACAGCCGATCATTCGCTTTATTTATGACGTGACTGAACCCGTTTTGGCCCCGTTCCGGCGGTTTATCCCAACCATGGGGCCGGGAATTGATTTTTCCCCGTTAATGGCTATTCTTGTTTTAGGGTTGTTGCAGACAGTTTTAGTTAAAATGTTACTGCGATTTTAA
- a CDS encoding U32 family peptidase: MNITTVPSTVELLAPVGKWDVLETVIANGADAVYLGGKKLNMRMWRSEFNFSDEALQDAVAYAHERGKKVYVTVNNLYFTDELNELAAYLESLHQMAVDALIVQDMAVPYLCQQLGLNMPLHVSVQANTHSIEGVKALQAMGISRVIISKGLSLEEVYQLRQATGVEIEYFIHGDICVAQTGLCYTSSLIFGESSNRGRCMKPCRWTYDLIDRQGRRIDLGGRGRYLLANKDLCLYPFIPELIQAGICSFKIEGRMREAAYLGPIVRAYREAIDRYLADPAGYRLNTAVWREMIANRARDFSSCYAFKHPGEQGIGYSGEREPKFPTRPIPHPTISLGDVEQLANSTGCTTSSKPVLAVRVGTREAAARAVEAGAEMIYVGGEVPTTEQTGWGERELREAIKLGHQQGCQVVVTTPQITTRRELHEFAYLLSRLSDLEADGVMVGNWGTLYLASQMSPVPIYTDYSLNVTNTATLDLLRKRWRVTQVTVSLELASAQVAPLASEYPVELVVHGQIAGMVMDYCLPGALLAGSTKQDPCPRPCQDMEYFLRDDCGQDYRIVADQYCRNHLLMPFDLCLLPYLPEWSQFGLASVRIEGQYYDAETVGRLTRIYRHNLDRLAQEADGYRLPLSVWTELQEIHPQGCMAGAYNK; this comes from the coding sequence GTGAACATAACTACGGTGCCATCGACAGTAGAATTACTGGCCCCGGTTGGTAAGTGGGATGTGTTGGAGACCGTCATTGCTAATGGAGCTGACGCTGTGTATTTAGGCGGAAAGAAGCTGAACATGCGGATGTGGCGGTCGGAATTCAATTTTTCCGATGAAGCCCTCCAGGATGCTGTTGCTTATGCTCATGAGCGGGGGAAGAAAGTTTACGTTACCGTCAATAACCTATATTTTACTGATGAGTTGAATGAACTAGCGGCCTACCTGGAATCTTTGCACCAGATGGCGGTGGATGCTTTGATTGTCCAGGATATGGCCGTTCCGTATTTGTGTCAGCAACTTGGTCTTAACATGCCTCTTCATGTCAGTGTTCAGGCTAATACCCATAGCATTGAAGGGGTTAAAGCTCTCCAGGCGATGGGGATCAGTCGGGTGATTATTTCCAAGGGCTTGTCTCTGGAAGAAGTCTATCAACTGCGACAGGCCACCGGGGTGGAGATCGAGTATTTTATTCACGGCGATATTTGTGTGGCGCAGACGGGGCTGTGTTACACGAGCAGTTTAATTTTTGGGGAGAGCAGTAATCGCGGGCGGTGCATGAAACCATGCCGCTGGACCTATGATTTGATTGATCGCCAAGGCCGACGGATAGACCTGGGTGGCCGGGGACGGTATTTATTGGCCAATAAAGACCTGTGCCTTTATCCTTTCATTCCTGAATTGATTCAGGCGGGGATTTGTTCATTCAAAATTGAAGGGAGGATGCGTGAAGCGGCTTATCTGGGACCGATCGTGCGCGCTTACCGGGAGGCGATCGACCGTTACCTGGCTGATCCCGCGGGTTATCGCCTGAACACGGCTGTCTGGAGAGAAATGATCGCTAATCGAGCCCGTGATTTTTCTTCCTGCTACGCGTTCAAGCACCCCGGCGAGCAAGGAATCGGTTATTCTGGGGAACGGGAACCCAAGTTTCCGACCCGGCCCATCCCCCACCCGACGATTTCCCTCGGGGATGTTGAACAGCTGGCAAACAGCACGGGATGTACAACTAGTTCTAAACCTGTTTTAGCTGTACGAGTAGGGACGCGGGAAGCAGCGGCCAGAGCGGTGGAAGCGGGAGCGGAAATGATCTATGTCGGTGGCGAAGTGCCGACAACAGAGCAAACGGGTTGGGGTGAGCGAGAGTTACGCGAGGCGATTAAGTTAGGTCACCAGCAGGGCTGCCAGGTGGTGGTCACTACACCACAAATCACGACCCGACGGGAACTGCACGAGTTTGCATATTTGCTGTCCCGCTTGTCCGACCTGGAGGCTGACGGGGTGATGGTCGGCAACTGGGGAACCCTGTATCTGGCCAGTCAAATGAGTCCAGTACCGATCTATACTGATTATTCGCTGAATGTGACTAACACCGCTACCCTTGATCTGCTCCGGAAACGCTGGCGGGTTACCCAGGTGACGGTTTCGTTAGAATTAGCCTCCGCTCAGGTGGCCCCTCTGGCCAGCGAGTACCCCGTGGAACTGGTTGTCCACGGCCAGATAGCGGGGATGGTCATGGATTACTGCCTGCCAGGTGCCCTGCTCGCGGGGTCGACGAAACAAGATCCCTGCCCGCGTCCCTGTCAGGATATGGAGTATTTCCTGCGCGATGACTGCGGTCAGGATTACCGGATTGTTGCTGATCAGTATTGCCGTAACCATTTATTAATGCCGTTTGACCTGTGTTTGCTCCCCTACTTGCCTGAGTGGAGCCAGTTTGGTCTGGCCTCTGTCCGGATCGAGGGGCAGTATTACGATGCGGAAACGGTGGGGCGATTGACCAGAATTTACCGGCATAACCTGGACCGGCTGGCGCAAGAGGCTGACGGATACCGTTTGCCATTAAGTGTTTGGACGGAGCTCCAGGAGATTCATCCTCAAGGCTGTATGGCGGGAGCCTATAATAAATAG
- a CDS encoding DivIVA domain-containing protein translates to MLTPVDILNQEFRKSLRGYNEDEVDAFLEKVGRDYERLYRENLDLKEQLQQKDNQLQQYRQLEETLQNTLVLAQKSSDDLKRNAEKEADLILREARAKAEEMVAQAGKKMEKLLQEYEALQRQLQVYKTQLRSFLKAQLELVDAQPESVRLELAAAQEEDKVV, encoded by the coding sequence ATGCTAACGCCGGTGGACATCTTGAATCAGGAGTTTCGCAAATCACTGCGGGGATACAATGAGGACGAGGTTGATGCTTTTTTAGAGAAGGTGGGGCGTGATTACGAACGGCTCTACCGCGAAAACCTGGATCTAAAGGAACAACTTCAGCAGAAGGATAATCAGTTGCAACAATACCGCCAACTGGAGGAGACGCTGCAAAATACTCTGGTGTTAGCCCAGAAATCATCGGATGATCTCAAAAGGAACGCGGAAAAAGAAGCCGACCTGATTCTTCGGGAAGCGCGGGCGAAAGCGGAAGAAATGGTGGCTCAGGCCGGGAAAAAGATGGAGAAGTTATTACAGGAGTATGAGGCATTGCAGCGGCAACTTCAGGTGTATAAAACCCAGTTGCGCTCTTTTCTCAAAGCGCAGTTGGAATTGGTGGACGCCCAACCGGAGAGCGTGCGGCTGGAACTGGCGGCTGCCCAGGAGGAAGATAAAGTCGTCTAG
- a CDS encoding YggU family protein has product MSEVRTVPGGVQIKVKIQPRAAKNELAGWLDGMLKIRLTAPPVDGEANAACVQFLAELFAVPKSAVKIVNGQTSRHKTIEIKGVTAEYVHKLKV; this is encoded by the coding sequence ATCAGCGAAGTAAGAACTGTCCCTGGCGGGGTGCAAATCAAAGTCAAGATTCAACCCCGCGCGGCAAAGAACGAGTTAGCCGGCTGGCTTGATGGGATGCTGAAAATTCGCCTGACCGCTCCGCCCGTGGACGGAGAGGCCAATGCTGCTTGCGTCCAATTTTTGGCTGAGTTGTTTGCGGTACCGAAGTCGGCGGTGAAGATTGTTAATGGGCAGACTTCTCGCCATAAAACGATAGAAATCAAAGGGGTAACAGCAGAGTACGTCCATAAACTTAAGGTTTAA